One segment of Cerasicoccus sp. TK19100 DNA contains the following:
- a CDS encoding PrsW family glutamic-type intramembrane protease, which yields MRHLFRNLPRLSYQAYFLVQTAVVIIGLGFAAGMLTFQLSGNEDPMDEVALDSLFGPVPEEVVDAPHFGWSAPEEFDDYLYFLVNMAEYHVVDEAMLSEVDATDFTDEQKEIARLMLDSFRQGRANATLLQLSEQTPPAPFSNLALGEFWSQQGFLRDAGRAFEAEAQLSGDNDVRERAVNCYLMRDATDDLIRLLETPDYQHLLVEEREYIRHLQAIQERDWPQIIVTTVVLQYDSIVWQIALITLLTGAAWYAFLMHAADLWRDPKALALCAFVLLLGAMSAFATLFVITIQEDYLGFTEKYDLIGGLLYCIAGIGLREELLKLLFFTPMLPLLLRKKSALLALVVAGCVGLGFAVEENMGYFHRSNGMSGPARFLTANFLHISTTALTGYALYRACLTRGRELDYFATMFGMIVFAHGLYDAFLMVPDLMDLGFFAMMVYVLLCYQVFQVLEQVKPATHRRVSLSFVFTVCLSAVFSICLGWATSLIGLSGLMLLGSSTVGVGLIVIVFFKIINEPVH from the coding sequence ATGCGCCATCTATTTAGGAACCTCCCACGCCTGTCCTACCAGGCATATTTTCTGGTGCAGACGGCAGTGGTGATCATCGGGCTCGGGTTTGCCGCCGGCATGCTGACGTTCCAGCTTTCGGGTAATGAAGACCCGATGGACGAAGTCGCGCTGGACTCGCTGTTCGGCCCGGTTCCGGAGGAGGTCGTTGACGCCCCACATTTCGGCTGGAGCGCGCCCGAAGAGTTCGATGATTACCTGTATTTTCTCGTCAATATGGCGGAATATCACGTCGTTGATGAGGCGATGCTAAGTGAAGTCGACGCGACCGACTTTACCGATGAACAAAAGGAAATTGCCCGGCTGATGCTGGACAGTTTTCGCCAAGGTCGCGCCAATGCTACCTTGCTCCAGCTCAGCGAGCAAACGCCACCCGCGCCCTTTAGCAACCTTGCCTTGGGCGAGTTCTGGAGCCAACAAGGCTTTCTCCGCGACGCCGGGCGCGCCTTCGAGGCCGAGGCCCAGCTGTCTGGCGATAACGATGTCCGCGAGCGTGCCGTGAACTGCTACCTGATGCGGGACGCGACGGATGACTTGATCCGACTGCTCGAAACGCCTGACTACCAGCATCTGCTCGTCGAGGAGCGTGAATACATCCGGCATTTACAGGCCATTCAAGAGCGCGACTGGCCGCAAATCATCGTCACCACCGTGGTGCTCCAGTACGATTCTATCGTCTGGCAAATCGCGCTGATCACACTGCTAACCGGTGCCGCCTGGTATGCGTTTCTCATGCACGCCGCCGACCTCTGGCGAGACCCCAAAGCACTGGCGCTCTGCGCGTTTGTGCTGCTGCTTGGTGCGATGAGCGCGTTTGCGACGCTGTTTGTCATTACGATACAGGAGGACTACCTCGGCTTCACGGAGAAATACGACCTCATCGGCGGTCTACTTTACTGCATCGCGGGAATCGGGCTACGCGAAGAGCTGCTCAAGCTGCTGTTTTTCACGCCAATGCTCCCCTTGCTCCTGCGCAAGAAAAGTGCCCTGCTCGCGCTCGTGGTGGCTGGTTGCGTGGGCCTTGGCTTCGCCGTCGAGGAAAACATGGGCTACTTCCACCGATCCAATGGCATGAGTGGCCCGGCCCGCTTCCTGACCGCGAACTTCCTTCACATCTCCACGACCGCGCTGACGGGCTACGCGCTCTACCGTGCCTGCCTGACCCGCGGCCGCGAGTTGGATTATTTCGCCACAATGTTTGGGATGATCGTCTTTGCTCATGGGCTCTATGACGCCTTTCTGATGGTGCCCGATCTAATGGACCTCGGCTTCTTCGCGATGATGGTCTACGTGCTCTTGTGTTACCAGGTGTTTCAGGTGCTGGAGCAGGTCAAACCCGCTACACACCGCCGCGTCAGCCTGAGTTTCGTATTTACGGTATGCCTGTCGGCGGTGTTCTCCATCTGCCTCGGCTGGGCGACGTCGCTAATTGGCCTAAGCGGCCTGATGCTCCTTGGCAGCAGCACGGTGGGCGTCGGCTTGATCGTGATCGTGTTTTTCAAAATCATCAACGAGCCAGTTCATTAG
- a CDS encoding acyl-CoA desaturase, producing the protein MFKHIPFERVEWITFFFLFGTLAASLTVVPWYLFTHGVDWFQFGLFFFYCCATGLSITLGYHRLFSHISFKAKWPVRLFVTLFGAAAFENSVFDWCSDHRRHHKHVDHDDDPYNINNGFFYAHMGWLLFKLKPEPPQDNINDLRKDPMLVWQHKYVHLIALFMSFILPAAIGYLYNGGQGAMTAFLLSGVLRVVVVQHATFFINSACHYVGNQPYSTKHSARDSWLMAIFTFGEGYHNYHHEFQHDYRNGVKPWQFDPTKWSIWVLSKVGLTSNLRTVSDAKILLAELTEARRRIQNGLEPYQQRPDMREQLTHGVQVTLDRLHEAQEELATCYYQVEKSVRDRVELSKSKVNEWRRELKESLEHLDQLPGLKPIAI; encoded by the coding sequence ATGTTCAAACACATCCCATTCGAACGAGTTGAGTGGATCACCTTCTTCTTCCTCTTTGGCACGCTGGCGGCCTCATTGACCGTGGTTCCGTGGTATCTCTTTACCCACGGCGTTGATTGGTTCCAGTTCGGCCTGTTTTTCTTTTACTGCTGCGCAACCGGCCTGAGCATTACGCTCGGTTATCACCGCCTGTTCTCGCACATTTCTTTTAAAGCGAAATGGCCCGTACGTCTTTTCGTGACGCTCTTCGGTGCTGCTGCTTTTGAGAATTCCGTCTTCGACTGGTGCAGCGACCACCGCCGTCACCACAAGCATGTCGACCACGATGACGACCCATACAACATCAACAACGGTTTCTTTTACGCCCACATGGGTTGGCTGCTCTTCAAGCTGAAGCCGGAGCCGCCACAGGACAACATCAACGACCTGCGCAAAGACCCGATGCTCGTGTGGCAGCACAAATACGTGCACCTGATCGCGTTATTCATGAGCTTCATCCTGCCCGCCGCGATTGGTTATCTCTACAATGGTGGCCAAGGTGCCATGACCGCATTCTTGCTCTCTGGTGTCCTCCGCGTAGTGGTTGTTCAGCACGCAACGTTCTTCATCAACTCCGCCTGCCACTACGTTGGCAATCAGCCATACTCAACCAAGCATAGCGCCCGCGACAGCTGGTTGATGGCGATCTTCACCTTCGGCGAGGGTTACCACAATTACCACCATGAGTTCCAGCACGACTACCGCAACGGCGTGAAGCCATGGCAGTTTGACCCAACCAAGTGGAGCATCTGGGTGCTTTCTAAGGTTGGCCTGACCTCAAACCTCCGCACGGTTTCCGACGCTAAGATCCTGCTCGCCGAGCTCACTGAAGCACGCCGCCGCATTCAAAACGGCCTTGAGCCTTACCAGCAGCGCCCGGACATGCGTGAGCAGCTCACCCACGGCGTGCAAGTGACCCTCGACCGCCTCCACGAGGCCCAGGAAGAGCTAGCCACTTGCTACTATCAGGTGGAAAAGAGTGTGCGCGACCGCGTCGAGCTCTCCAAGAGCAAGGTCAACGAATGGCGCCGCGAGCTAAAGGAGTCCCTCGAACACCTCGACCAGCTCCCCGGCCTCAAGCCCATCGCGATCTAA
- a CDS encoding sulfatase produces the protein MKFLSAAFYACALFACLSLPGETTRPNVLFIAIDDLKPMLGAYGDTTIQTPQMDRLAQSGTLFLNNHCQEPICGPSRASLLTGQRPNTTKVNDLKTKMRDIQPDLITLPQHFKNNGYTTVGTGKIFDPRCVDGRQFQDKPSWSVPFTYYYGKLPSAAGFVNPDTIEWFKAQKNAKGETIPEWNVKGVPATEGTEDVADNAYSDGAMADAAVGLIKKYAAEDQPFFLAVGFQKPHLPFIAPKKYWDMYDRDAFELAEYQQAPDGTPDFTLQPGWELRGKYDVPKRGPLPDDLQRELIHGYHACVSYIDAQVGKLLDALETAGIADNTIVVLWGDHGWHLGDHSMWCKHSVYEQATRSPLIIFSPMQKDKAGRVAAPTEFIDIYPTLCELAGLEQPEALEGVSLAPLLDDDSGSVRDVAMSQHYRSPNGEKLTGYSFRGPRFRYTVWRENQPGKPLGSGPVVARELYDYELDPLETKNLVDNPDYATVVSQMETSAAKELARYGIH, from the coding sequence ATGAAATTTCTCTCTGCGGCTTTCTACGCCTGTGCGCTTTTCGCGTGCTTATCTTTGCCTGGCGAAACAACGAGGCCGAATGTGCTCTTTATCGCCATTGATGACCTCAAGCCAATGCTTGGCGCATACGGCGATACCACGATCCAAACACCGCAGATGGACCGCTTGGCGCAGTCGGGGACGCTTTTTTTGAACAATCATTGCCAGGAGCCAATTTGTGGTCCGTCCCGCGCAAGCCTGCTCACTGGACAGCGCCCCAATACAACGAAAGTCAATGATCTGAAAACGAAGATGCGCGACATCCAGCCGGACTTGATCACCCTGCCGCAGCACTTCAAGAATAACGGCTACACCACGGTTGGTACCGGTAAAATCTTCGATCCGCGCTGCGTGGATGGGCGTCAATTTCAAGACAAGCCCTCGTGGTCTGTGCCGTTCACCTACTATTACGGCAAGCTCCCGTCGGCCGCCGGTTTTGTGAACCCCGACACGATTGAGTGGTTTAAGGCGCAGAAAAACGCCAAGGGCGAAACCATTCCCGAGTGGAATGTGAAGGGTGTCCCGGCGACCGAGGGCACCGAAGACGTGGCGGACAACGCCTACTCGGATGGCGCGATGGCTGACGCCGCAGTGGGGCTGATTAAGAAATATGCCGCCGAGGATCAGCCGTTTTTCCTCGCCGTCGGTTTTCAAAAGCCACACCTGCCGTTCATTGCGCCCAAGAAATACTGGGACATGTATGACCGCGATGCCTTTGAACTGGCCGAGTATCAGCAGGCACCCGACGGCACGCCGGACTTCACGTTGCAGCCGGGCTGGGAGCTTCGTGGTAAGTATGACGTGCCCAAGCGTGGTCCGCTTCCCGATGACCTTCAGCGCGAGCTTATCCATGGTTATCACGCCTGCGTGAGCTACATCGACGCGCAAGTCGGCAAGTTACTTGATGCGCTGGAAACCGCAGGCATTGCGGACAACACCATCGTTGTGTTGTGGGGCGATCACGGCTGGCATTTGGGCGATCACTCAATGTGGTGCAAGCACTCGGTTTACGAGCAGGCCACGCGCTCGCCGTTGATCATTTTTTCGCCGATGCAAAAAGATAAAGCCGGTCGCGTTGCCGCGCCCACGGAGTTTATCGACATCTATCCGACGCTTTGCGAGTTAGCCGGACTGGAGCAGCCTGAGGCCTTGGAAGGGGTCAGCCTGGCACCGCTGCTGGACGATGACTCCGGCTCGGTGCGCGATGTGGCGATGAGCCAGCACTACCGTTCTCCCAACGGCGAGAAGCTGACGGGTTATTCATTCCGTGGTCCTCGTTTTCGCTACACGGTTTGGCGCGAAAATCAGCCCGGTAAGCCCTTGGGCAGCGGCCCCGTTGTTGCCCGCGAACTTTACGACTACGAGCTCGACCCTCTGGAAACGAAGAACCTGGTGGATAATCCAGACTACGCCACAGTAGTCTCGCAAATGGAAACATCAGCCGCCAAAGAGCTGGCTCGCTACGGTATTCATTAA
- a CDS encoding ComEC/Rec2 family competence protein gives MDTVGEPGKEPVQLKSGSHAPLLYLLIPLMLGYALGQHFPHVELSNAWLASTLAACIVATLAAFRSPRFAPLVLWGLAFAIAVTLASWRYYAYRIPTPPDLSQQPNREAEVDIKIDRVFAMRSQHLRIAGIGTLQDAPAHAPHLQGQMIYFQCWKDDPDAPVGRSAVIRVRGKLEPTPNDPDGFDGYLRQQGCHLKLTQASLREIVAPSPWLYQQFEHINEQWQAALLVGADSPRTKQLAGIATAMLLGEKTALSIEQKDRFIASGTMHLFAVSGLHVGIVAGLIALVLAGLCLPRKLRPVLGLLLLMGYVQVTGAAPSAIRAWWMAFFFWTAYGLMRKPQPLSALAGSALVVLLFDPRQLWSAGFQLSYTVVTGLIIYGAPLQDWLQQRFKPFRLIMPESQSRWQKLATWGVRGGFGLLAISFAASLYSAPLAIRYFGVLAPGSFLLNIPLVSLAPLAMTASLIAAVCGWVGLTPIAAFANHASWVFIAGMDVLVESFLKIPDGSLQLVWRWPGGGYTLAVLMVTAALLLADRRTPPWARFGVPPAMLLVGLVFGAELRHVAPI, from the coding sequence ATGGATACGGTTGGTGAGCCCGGGAAGGAGCCCGTGCAGCTGAAGTCGGGCTCGCACGCGCCCCTGCTGTATCTCCTGATCCCGTTAATGCTGGGCTATGCGCTGGGCCAGCATTTTCCGCATGTCGAGCTGTCGAACGCCTGGCTCGCGTCGACTTTGGCAGCGTGTATCGTGGCCACGCTTGCTGCCTTTCGGTCGCCGCGGTTTGCCCCGCTAGTCCTCTGGGGGTTAGCTTTCGCGATCGCCGTAACCCTCGCCAGCTGGCGCTACTACGCCTACCGCATTCCGACCCCACCCGACCTCTCGCAGCAGCCTAACCGCGAGGCCGAAGTGGATATCAAGATCGACCGCGTGTTCGCCATGCGCAGTCAGCATCTTCGTATCGCCGGCATTGGCACCTTACAAGATGCCCCCGCTCATGCCCCGCACCTGCAAGGGCAGATGATCTACTTTCAGTGCTGGAAGGACGACCCCGATGCGCCGGTCGGCCGAAGCGCGGTGATCCGCGTGCGGGGTAAACTTGAGCCGACGCCCAACGACCCTGACGGCTTCGACGGCTACCTGCGGCAGCAGGGCTGCCACCTGAAGCTCACCCAAGCCAGCCTCCGGGAAATCGTGGCACCCTCCCCATGGCTCTACCAGCAGTTTGAGCATATTAACGAGCAGTGGCAGGCGGCGCTACTCGTCGGTGCCGACTCTCCACGCACGAAGCAACTGGCCGGCATTGCCACCGCCATGCTTCTCGGTGAAAAGACCGCACTCTCCATCGAGCAGAAAGACCGCTTTATCGCCAGCGGCACCATGCACCTGTTTGCGGTTAGCGGGCTGCATGTAGGGATCGTCGCGGGCTTGATCGCGCTCGTGCTGGCCGGGCTTTGCCTGCCGCGTAAACTGCGCCCCGTGCTCGGTCTGCTCCTGCTCATGGGCTACGTGCAGGTAACCGGTGCCGCGCCGTCAGCGATTCGCGCCTGGTGGATGGCTTTCTTTTTCTGGACCGCATATGGGCTGATGCGCAAGCCACAGCCGCTCTCAGCCTTGGCGGGCTCGGCGCTCGTCGTCTTGCTCTTTGATCCACGCCAGCTCTGGAGCGCGGGATTCCAGCTGTCCTACACCGTGGTGACAGGGCTCATTATCTACGGTGCCCCGCTGCAAGACTGGCTACAGCAGCGATTCAAGCCGTTTCGCCTGATCATGCCCGAATCGCAAAGCCGGTGGCAAAAGCTGGCAACCTGGGGCGTGCGCGGCGGCTTCGGCCTACTGGCGATCTCGTTTGCCGCCAGCCTCTACAGCGCCCCCTTGGCGATCCGGTATTTCGGCGTGCTCGCGCCGGGCTCCTTCCTGCTAAACATTCCGCTCGTGTCGCTGGCACCACTGGCCATGACCGCGAGCCTCATCGCCGCAGTATGTGGCTGGGTGGGGCTTACGCCGATCGCCGCTTTTGCCAATCACGCAAGCTGGGTGTTCATCGCCGGAATGGATGTGCTCGTGGAAAGTTTCCTTAAAATCCCCGACGGCTCATTGCAGTTGGTCTGGCGTTGGCCGGGCGGCGGTTACACGCTGGCAGTGCTCATGGTGACCGCAGCACTATTGCTGGCCGACCGGCGCACACCGCCTTGGGCGCGCTTTGGGGTCCCTCCGGCAATGCTGCTTGTCGGGCTTGTCTTTGGCGCGGAGTTGCGTCACGTTGCCCCAATATGA
- the fabG gene encoding 3-oxoacyl-ACP reductase FabG: MKLTFDNKIALVTGAGRGIGRAIAESLAEEGVHVICVSRSENSCGAAAEAIRAKGGKAEALAVDVGDSAAVSAACEKLLKEHENIDILVNNAGITKDMLLLRMTDEDWQDVINTNLSSCFYWTKGLLRPMTRKRWGRIINISSVVGIIGNPGQTNYGAAKAGMIGFTKSMAREVASRSITCNVVAPGFIETDMTAELSDTVKTEASKVIPLKRFGQAEDISNMVTYLASEEAGYITGQTFSVDGGMAM; the protein is encoded by the coding sequence ATGAAACTGACCTTCGACAATAAAATTGCCCTGGTTACGGGTGCCGGTCGCGGCATCGGGCGGGCCATCGCTGAGAGCCTTGCGGAAGAGGGCGTCCACGTCATCTGTGTTAGCCGTAGTGAGAACTCCTGTGGTGCCGCCGCTGAAGCCATCCGCGCCAAAGGCGGCAAGGCCGAAGCTCTGGCCGTCGATGTGGGTGACTCTGCTGCCGTTTCCGCCGCTTGCGAGAAGCTCCTTAAGGAGCACGAGAACATCGACATTCTCGTGAACAATGCCGGCATTACCAAGGACATGCTCTTGCTGCGCATGACCGACGAAGACTGGCAGGACGTGATTAACACCAACCTGTCCTCCTGCTTCTACTGGACCAAGGGCCTCCTGCGCCCGATGACCCGCAAGCGCTGGGGTCGCATCATTAATATTTCCTCCGTGGTTGGCATCATTGGCAACCCTGGACAAACCAACTACGGTGCCGCTAAGGCAGGTATGATCGGCTTTACCAAGTCGATGGCTCGCGAAGTTGCTTCGCGCAGCATTACTTGCAATGTCGTGGCACCCGGGTTTATTGAAACCGATATGACCGCCGAGCTCAGCGACACGGTCAAAACTGAAGCCAGCAAAGTCATCCCGCTCAAGCGCTTTGGCCAAGCTGAAGACATCTCTAATATGGTCACATACCTCGCATCCGAAGAGGCCGGTTACATCACTGGACAAACTTTTTCGGTTGACGGCGGCATGGCGATGTAA
- the fabF gene encoding beta-ketoacyl-ACP synthase II → MSDPSSKPKVVVTGIGVVHALGNTTDDFWNGIVAGRSGIRKLQAFDTTEYTSKIGAEVIDYDPVPYFNVEKDIKRTDRYVHYTMGAGKQAIADAKLDMEQEDPYRVGVLVGSGIGGLETVQEQAWRLKERGPRKVSPFMIPSLIANIASGVLAIDIKAKGPNFAVVSACSTATHALGEAAHMIMRGDADVMIAGGSEAAITQVGYAGFCSMKAMSTNFNDEPERASRPFDALRDGFIMGDGSGVLVLESEEHAKARGARIYCELSGYAATCDAYHITSPDVEGEGLAMALRRALSMAKMEPEQVDYINAHGTSTPYNDKFETLAIKKVFGEYAYKLPVSSTKSMTGHLLGAAGGIEAAIIAKVIETGIIPPTINYENPDPDCDLDYVPNQAREGQKVDVAMSNNLGFGGHNATIIFNRLG, encoded by the coding sequence ATGAGTGACCCTAGCTCCAAGCCGAAGGTTGTCGTTACCGGTATTGGCGTTGTCCACGCCCTCGGTAACACGACGGATGATTTCTGGAACGGCATCGTCGCCGGTCGCAGCGGCATCCGTAAGCTCCAAGCCTTCGACACCACCGAATACACCAGCAAGATCGGCGCGGAAGTGATCGACTATGATCCCGTGCCGTACTTCAATGTCGAAAAGGACATCAAGCGCACGGATCGCTACGTCCACTACACCATGGGAGCGGGCAAGCAGGCTATTGCCGACGCCAAGCTCGACATGGAGCAGGAAGACCCTTACCGGGTCGGCGTGCTGGTAGGCTCCGGCATTGGTGGCCTGGAAACGGTCCAAGAGCAGGCCTGGCGCCTCAAAGAGCGGGGCCCGCGCAAGGTGTCGCCATTCATGATTCCCTCGCTGATCGCCAACATCGCCTCCGGCGTGCTCGCGATCGACATTAAGGCGAAGGGGCCGAATTTCGCCGTGGTCAGCGCTTGCTCCACGGCCACTCACGCTCTCGGTGAGGCCGCTCACATGATCATGCGCGGTGATGCCGACGTCATGATCGCCGGTGGCTCCGAAGCCGCCATCACGCAGGTTGGCTACGCAGGCTTCTGCAGCATGAAGGCGATGAGCACCAACTTTAACGATGAGCCCGAACGCGCCTCCCGCCCGTTCGACGCCCTGCGCGACGGCTTCATTATGGGTGACGGTTCCGGCGTCCTCGTGCTCGAATCCGAAGAGCACGCCAAGGCCCGCGGTGCCAGGATTTATTGCGAGCTGTCCGGCTATGCCGCGACCTGCGACGCTTACCACATCACCAGCCCAGACGTAGAAGGCGAGGGCCTCGCGATGGCGCTGCGCCGCGCATTGAGCATGGCAAAGATGGAGCCGGAACAGGTGGACTACATCAACGCCCACGGCACTTCCACGCCTTACAACGACAAATTTGAAACGCTGGCTATTAAGAAGGTGTTTGGCGAATACGCCTACAAACTGCCGGTCAGCAGCACCAAGAGCATGACGGGCCACCTCCTCGGTGCCGCCGGAGGCATCGAAGCCGCGATCATTGCCAAGGTTATCGAGACGGGCATCATCCCGCCGACCATCAACTACGAAAACCCGGATCCGGACTGCGATCTCGACTACGTGCCCAACCAGGCGCGCGAGGGGCAGAAGGTAGACGTTGCCATGAGTAACAACCTCGGATTCGGCGGACACAACGCTACGATTATTTTCAATCGTTTGGGTTAA
- a CDS encoding LacI family DNA-binding transcriptional regulator gives MPRNITLRDIAREAGVSLATVSRALRDEPRTAPETKKKVHDIANKLGYRPDPALQVLIERRWHGRRANEGMNIAYLFDGRGHNAKTCQLEFKRFRESAQAKGYALIAEDVSDYPNAQKLIRRMGFMGVAGVVIAVMANAPYPMDAINERFAAVSINVSTWQPNCPVVMHDEFLGIERAWSRLTRMGYQRIGALLQDYPESYSMDLRLGGVFCRQHYVQSAGNRIPFHLHHQNAGPDDQGIRRWIDNYQPEVILGDDHEELGLLESMGYRIPHDFAFASINMWDPELVGKIAGYFRDNVTLFERALLLISMMVRSGVTGSAQGDLIEMVTGQWVDGVSLPKIATLS, from the coding sequence ATGCCCCGGAACATCACTCTCAGAGACATAGCACGCGAAGCTGGCGTAAGCCTAGCAACCGTGTCCCGGGCGCTTCGGGATGAGCCACGTACCGCGCCCGAAACCAAAAAGAAAGTCCACGATATCGCCAATAAACTTGGCTACCGTCCTGACCCAGCACTCCAGGTTCTCATCGAACGGCGTTGGCATGGCAGGCGCGCCAACGAGGGCATGAACATTGCCTACCTATTCGACGGCAGAGGCCATAATGCAAAAACGTGCCAATTGGAATTTAAGCGATTTCGAGAATCAGCCCAAGCCAAAGGCTACGCCTTGATCGCGGAGGACGTCTCTGATTACCCAAACGCACAAAAACTGATCCGTCGTATGGGCTTCATGGGGGTGGCGGGTGTCGTGATTGCCGTGATGGCCAACGCGCCCTACCCGATGGATGCCATCAACGAACGCTTTGCCGCAGTTAGCATTAATGTGTCCACTTGGCAGCCTAACTGCCCGGTTGTCATGCATGACGAGTTTCTGGGCATCGAGCGCGCCTGGAGTCGCCTTACTCGCATGGGCTACCAACGCATTGGTGCCCTATTACAAGACTACCCAGAATCCTATTCTATGGACTTGCGCCTGGGCGGCGTCTTCTGCCGCCAGCACTACGTGCAATCCGCTGGGAATCGCATTCCGTTTCACCTTCATCATCAAAATGCTGGCCCGGATGATCAGGGCATTCGCCGGTGGATAGATAATTATCAACCAGAAGTTATTCTGGGAGACGACCATGAAGAGCTCGGATTGCTCGAATCCATGGGCTATCGGATTCCCCACGATTTCGCGTTCGCTAGCATCAACATGTGGGATCCTGAACTGGTCGGCAAGATCGCTGGCTACTTTCGCGACAATGTCACCCTGTTCGAGCGCGCGCTACTGCTGATCAGCATGATGGTCCGATCCGGTGTAACCGGTTCAGCCCAGGGCGACTTGATTGAAATGGTCACTGGTCAATGGGTGGATGGTGTGAGTCTTCCCAAAATCGCCACATTATCGTAA
- a CDS encoding acyl carrier protein, with the protein MSDKSIEERVKEIIVNQLNVNEEQVTPEASFLDDLGADSLDLVELVMAFEEEFKDEIQGEIPESDSEKLQTVGDVVSYIKEKSGS; encoded by the coding sequence ATGTCGGATAAAAGCATCGAAGAACGCGTAAAAGAAATCATCGTTAACCAGCTCAACGTAAACGAAGAGCAGGTAACCCCTGAGGCATCCTTCCTGGATGATCTCGGTGCCGATTCGCTCGACTTGGTCGAGCTGGTCATGGCCTTTGAAGAAGAGTTTAAGGACGAGATTCAGGGCGAGATCCCCGAATCTGACTCCGAGAAACTGCAGACCGTCGGCGACGTCGTCAGCTACATCAAGGAGAAGTCCGGCAGCTAA
- a CDS encoding MFS transporter, which yields MKQVAAEDKVPFLQKIAYSSAAPIDWFSVGLATAVLWMPIWNIAYGVSPAILGIILLIYRGWDAIADPIMGNISDNTRTRWGRRRPYIFVGAILTAILLPVLWNPPAGLVDWTPNLPFLGEDHQVNGLVIYLTVVGLFLFTAFTVWAMPYYSLMLEMTPDYDERTRVAGYRTAITKVGVFVGGWVLALASLDYFIDPATGEPDVKHGMGVVSFGLAALVLILGILPAIFVKERYYKKEAAQQQKISFWKGIRETVKIKPFWLLCGFIFLFMFGNGVVSKLGIYLNIYFVNDGELQKSYIIEGWKGTVAAVVGICTIPLWTWICEKYDKKWAMFIILVSGFIGAGLNYVCLQPDYPYLQLVPVAFNAGVIGAMWLIVPSMQADIVDYDEKTTHQRREGSINSIFSWFLKMAFTLSAGVSGFIIEATGFDVSVGSEQPPEVLTRMLLFFVLIPLAFWGVSAWLMWIYPLNRQKMHAIRTELETRRGKL from the coding sequence ATGAAGCAAGTTGCCGCGGAAGATAAAGTTCCGTTTCTTCAAAAAATCGCCTACTCCTCCGCTGCTCCGATCGACTGGTTTTCCGTCGGTCTGGCCACTGCGGTTCTCTGGATGCCGATCTGGAATATCGCCTATGGCGTGAGCCCGGCGATCCTAGGCATCATCCTGCTCATTTACCGTGGGTGGGATGCGATTGCGGACCCCATCATGGGGAACATTTCCGACAATACACGCACCCGCTGGGGGCGCCGGCGACCCTACATTTTTGTCGGCGCAATTCTCACTGCCATCCTGCTGCCGGTGCTGTGGAATCCGCCTGCGGGCCTCGTCGATTGGACACCTAACTTGCCCTTTCTTGGCGAAGACCATCAGGTCAATGGCCTCGTTATTTACCTGACCGTTGTCGGGCTGTTTCTCTTCACGGCATTTACGGTCTGGGCCATGCCCTACTACAGCCTCATGCTGGAGATGACGCCCGACTACGACGAGCGCACCCGCGTGGCAGGCTATCGCACCGCAATCACCAAAGTGGGCGTATTTGTGGGCGGCTGGGTGCTCGCACTGGCCTCGCTGGATTACTTTATCGACCCGGCTACCGGTGAGCCCGACGTAAAGCACGGGATGGGCGTGGTTAGCTTTGGGCTCGCGGCGCTTGTGCTTATCCTGGGCATACTTCCCGCGATTTTTGTCAAAGAGCGCTACTACAAAAAAGAAGCGGCGCAGCAGCAGAAAATCTCATTCTGGAAAGGCATCCGTGAGACCGTGAAGATCAAGCCGTTTTGGCTGCTGTGCGGGTTCATCTTTCTGTTCATGTTTGGCAATGGCGTCGTCAGCAAACTGGGCATCTATTTGAACATTTATTTCGTCAACGACGGCGAGCTGCAGAAGTCGTACATCATCGAAGGATGGAAAGGCACCGTGGCGGCCGTAGTGGGCATTTGCACAATTCCGTTGTGGACCTGGATCTGCGAGAAGTACGACAAGAAATGGGCGATGTTCATTATCCTCGTTTCAGGCTTTATCGGTGCTGGCCTGAACTACGTGTGCCTGCAGCCGGACTACCCGTATCTGCAGTTGGTTCCAGTCGCCTTCAACGCGGGCGTGATTGGTGCTATGTGGCTCATCGTGCCCTCCATGCAGGCGGACATCGTGGACTACGACGAAAAGACGACCCACCAGCGCCGCGAGGGCAGTATCAATTCCATCTTCTCCTGGTTCCTGAAAATGGCCTTCACCTTGTCGGCCGGGGTATCGGGCTTCATCATCGAGGCAACGGGATTCGACGTCAGCGTGGGCAGTGAACAACCACCCGAAGTGCTAACGCGCATGCTTCTCTTTTTCGTGCTGATCCCCCTCGCCTTCTGGGGCGTCTCCGCATGGCTCATGTGGATCTACCCGCTGAACCGCCAAAAGATGCACGCCATCCGCACCGAGCTGGAAACACGACGCGGCAAGCTGTAG